One part of the Sporosarcina ureae genome encodes these proteins:
- the hemE gene encoding uroporphyrinogen decarboxylase, translating into MSTFNDTLLRAARGEQIDHTPVWFMRQAGRSQPEYLKIKEKYSLEEITHQPELCAYVTKLPVDQYDVDAAILYKDIVTPLVGIGVDVKIKSGVGPVISNPIRSAQDIANLGEFSAEEQVPYVLDTIKMLTQEQLNVPLIGFAGAPFTLASYMIEGGPSKSYNLTKSFMVSEPQAWFALMDKLADMTISYITAQVNAGVKAVQIFDSWVGALNVSDYRIFIKPTMTRIFTELRELNIPLITFGVGASHLANEWHDLPVDVVGLDWRLSIKEAGERGMTKPLQGNLDPSMLLADWSVIEERAKVIVEQGVEHGSHIFNLGHGVFPDVKPATLKRLTAFVHEYSKELRSK; encoded by the coding sequence ATGTCAACTTTTAATGATACGTTATTACGCGCTGCGAGAGGCGAGCAAATAGATCACACGCCCGTTTGGTTCATGCGTCAAGCAGGACGTTCACAGCCGGAATATCTTAAAATCAAAGAAAAATACTCCTTGGAAGAAATTACGCATCAGCCTGAATTATGTGCGTATGTAACAAAGCTTCCAGTAGATCAATATGATGTAGATGCAGCTATTTTATATAAAGATATTGTAACACCACTTGTAGGAATCGGAGTAGACGTAAAAATCAAATCAGGCGTAGGTCCTGTTATTTCAAATCCAATCCGTTCTGCACAAGACATCGCAAACTTAGGGGAGTTTTCAGCAGAAGAGCAAGTTCCTTACGTTTTGGATACGATAAAGATGCTGACACAAGAGCAATTGAATGTCCCACTGATTGGTTTCGCGGGCGCACCGTTTACACTAGCGAGTTATATGATCGAAGGCGGCCCTTCAAAGAGCTATAACCTGACAAAGTCGTTCATGGTTTCTGAGCCACAGGCTTGGTTTGCATTGATGGATAAGCTAGCTGATATGACGATTAGTTATATTACAGCACAAGTTAACGCAGGTGTGAAAGCCGTGCAAATATTCGATTCATGGGTTGGCGCATTGAATGTATCCGATTACCGTATCTTCATTAAACCTACAATGACTCGTATCTTCACGGAATTACGTGAATTAAACATTCCGTTGATTACATTCGGAGTCGGCGCAAGCCACTTGGCAAATGAATGGCATGACCTACCAGTCGATGTAGTCGGACTGGATTGGCGCTTGTCTATTAAAGAAGCGGGCGAACGCGGTATGACAAAACCATTGCAAGGAAACTTGGATCCATCCATGTTACTAGCAGACTGGTCTGTCATCGAAGAACGTGCGAAGGTTATTGTTGAACAAGGTGTAGAACACGGAAGCCATATCTTCAACTTAGGCCATGGCGTATTCCCTGACGTAAAACCTGCGACATTGAAACGCTTAACAGCTTTCGTACATGAATATAGTAAAGAATTACGTTCGAAATAA
- the hemH gene encoding ferrochelatase has translation MTKKKMGLLVMAYGTPNSYDDLLPYYTHIRRGRPPAPEQVEDLRNRYEAIGGISPLAKITDDQANALGARMNEVQDEIEFKVYIGLKHIAPFVEDAVQEMHKDGITEAVSIVLAPHFSTFSVKSYNGRAKEEADKHGIHLTSVESWYKQPKFIEYWTNQLRQTYDAMDEAERENTCLIVSAHSLPEKILANGDPYADQLKETAEMITDAAGIKTYAIGWQSEGQTPDPWLGPDVQDLTRELHETKGYTSFVYTPVGFVCDHLEVLFDNDYECKVVCDDIGAAYHRPAMPNTDPLFIDAMADAVMDQLHATK, from the coding sequence ATGACGAAAAAGAAAATGGGCTTACTCGTTATGGCGTACGGAACACCAAACTCCTATGACGATCTATTACCGTATTACACGCACATCCGTAGAGGCCGTCCGCCAGCTCCGGAACAAGTAGAAGACCTACGTAATCGCTATGAAGCAATCGGAGGCATTTCACCGCTTGCGAAGATTACGGACGATCAAGCAAACGCATTAGGCGCTCGCATGAATGAAGTACAAGATGAAATTGAATTTAAAGTATATATTGGCTTAAAGCATATTGCGCCATTCGTTGAGGATGCTGTGCAAGAAATGCATAAAGACGGCATTACAGAAGCAGTATCGATTGTCTTGGCGCCACATTTCTCTACGTTCTCCGTCAAATCATACAACGGTCGCGCGAAAGAGGAAGCGGACAAGCACGGTATCCACCTGACATCAGTTGAAAGCTGGTACAAGCAGCCGAAATTCATTGAATACTGGACGAATCAATTGCGTCAAACATACGATGCAATGGATGAAGCAGAACGTGAGAATACATGCTTGATCGTTTCAGCACACTCGTTACCAGAAAAGATTTTGGCTAACGGTGACCCATATGCTGATCAATTAAAAGAGACAGCAGAAATGATTACAGACGCAGCAGGCATTAAAACATACGCAATCGGTTGGCAAAGTGAAGGGCAAACGCCTGATCCTTGGCTAGGTCCTGACGTTCAGGATTTAACACGTGAATTGCATGAAACAAAAGGATATACGTCATTCGTTTACACACCAGTAGGTTTTGTATGCGATCACTTGGAAGTCTTATTTGATAACGACTACGAGTGTAAAGTCGTATGTGACGATATCGGCGCAGCGTACCATAGACCTGCTATGCCGAACACCGATCCTTTATTCATTGATGCAATGGCGGATGCTGTAATGGATCAATTACACGCAACGAAATGA
- the hemY gene encoding protoporphyrinogen oxidase, with protein sequence MSERKKVVIIGGGITGLAAAYYMQKDAREQGLPIDITMIEASTELGGKIQTVRRDGYVIERGPDSFLIRKQSVDQLAADLGIADQLVRNATGQAYIFLHNQMHKIPAGAVMGIPTEVKPFIASGLFSLSGKLRAAGDLVLPRSGITGDQPLGKFFRRRFGTEVVENLIEPLLSGVFAGDIDHMSLESTFPQFYEVEKKHRSLILGMKKSQPKQLPQKNSHSSKKVGVFHTFKYGLESLVEALEQQLTDVTIMKGTRVTKIKKHGEHAVLTLNDQQQIEADAVIMATSHTVASRLFEPHGLLKELATILTTSVATVALGYPKDAMKKDIDGTGFLVPRSSDHSITACTLLNRKWPTTTPDDKVMVRAFVGRVGEEAIVDLPDAEIEKIVRKDLGDILQLEGEPEFCIITRWKDDRPQYRVGHKEKVLRAREELHNEFPMVQLAGASYKGVGLPDCIDQGVVAKDQVIASLFN encoded by the coding sequence ATGAGTGAACGAAAAAAAGTAGTCATTATCGGTGGCGGAATCACAGGTCTCGCTGCAGCGTACTATATGCAAAAAGATGCTCGTGAACAAGGACTTCCTATAGACATCACGATGATTGAAGCTTCAACAGAACTAGGTGGAAAAATCCAAACAGTCCGTCGAGATGGCTACGTAATCGAACGCGGTCCCGACTCCTTCTTGATCCGTAAACAAAGTGTAGACCAATTAGCGGCTGATTTAGGTATAGCGGATCAACTCGTCCGTAATGCGACAGGGCAAGCGTATATTTTCCTCCATAATCAAATGCATAAAATTCCAGCGGGTGCTGTCATGGGAATCCCGACAGAAGTCAAACCGTTTATCGCATCAGGCTTATTTAGCTTAAGTGGTAAATTACGGGCGGCAGGCGATTTGGTCTTGCCGCGCTCTGGAATAACAGGCGATCAACCACTCGGGAAGTTTTTCCGACGTCGCTTCGGCACTGAAGTAGTGGAGAACTTGATCGAGCCTTTATTGTCTGGAGTTTTTGCAGGAGATATCGATCATATGAGCTTGGAATCTACATTCCCACAGTTTTATGAAGTGGAGAAAAAACACCGTAGCCTGATTCTTGGGATGAAGAAAAGCCAACCGAAGCAACTGCCACAAAAGAACAGTCACAGTTCGAAAAAGGTAGGCGTGTTCCATACGTTCAAGTATGGTCTGGAATCTTTGGTTGAAGCGCTTGAACAACAACTGACCGATGTGACGATTATGAAAGGCACGCGCGTTACCAAGATAAAAAAACATGGTGAACACGCGGTCCTTACATTAAATGATCAGCAACAAATCGAAGCTGACGCGGTCATTATGGCGACAAGCCACACCGTAGCGAGTCGATTGTTTGAGCCGCATGGTTTGTTGAAAGAATTGGCAACGATTTTAACAACTTCAGTTGCGACGGTAGCTCTAGGTTATCCGAAAGACGCTATGAAGAAAGATATAGACGGAACAGGGTTCTTAGTTCCGCGCAGTAGCGATCATTCGATTACGGCTTGTACACTTCTCAATCGCAAGTGGCCGACGACGACGCCAGACGATAAAGTGATGGTGCGAGCATTCGTCGGACGGGTTGGGGAAGAAGCGATTGTGGACTTACCCGATGCTGAGATAGAGAAGATTGTCCGTAAAGACTTAGGAGACATTCTGCAACTTGAAGGCGAACCAGAATTCTGTATCATCACACGCTGGAAAGACGATCGACCGCAATACCGCGTAGGCCATAAAGAGAAGGTTTTACGTGCGAGGGAAGAATTGCACAATGAATTCCCAATGGTCCAACTTGCGGGAGCTTCTTATAAAGGAGTCGGCTTGCCGGATTGTATCGATCAAGGAGTCGTAGCGAAAGATCAAGTGATAGCGAGTTTATTTAACTAA
- the yhfH gene encoding protein YhfH → MVESIVEFFKNLPAKVCATCGTEIEEQHECYSNHCDHCNLK, encoded by the coding sequence ATGGTAGAAAGCATTGTAGAATTTTTCAAGAACTTGCCGGCGAAGGTTTGTGCGACTTGTGGAACTGAAATTGAAGAACAGCATGAGTGTTACTCTAATCACTGTGATCACTGCAACCTAAAATAA
- a CDS encoding lipoate--protein ligase — MKFIDNQGVTDPRINLAIEEYVLNTMDVDKDSYLLFYINEPSIIIGKNQNTVEEINTEFVDREGIHVVRRLSGGGAVYHDKGNLNFSFITKDNGESFRNFKKFTEPVTDALAKMGVKAELLGRNDILIDGRKISGNAQFATGDRMFSHGTLLFDTDMEGVVNSLKVKKDKIESKGIKSIRSRVANISEFLEEPISIEQFRQEILNSMFDGEENIEYRVLTDEDWTKIRELSAERYGNWEWNYGRSPKFNLQQSKRFPVGGIDVRLQVEKGLIENVSIYGDFFGVGEVKEIENRLIGLKYERQAITEALESMDVEKILGGIQLEEFVNVIY, encoded by the coding sequence ATGAAATTTATCGATAATCAAGGCGTTACAGACCCACGTATTAACCTAGCCATTGAAGAATATGTGCTCAATACGATGGATGTAGACAAAGATTCGTATTTACTGTTCTATATCAATGAACCTTCTATCATTATCGGGAAAAATCAAAACACTGTAGAAGAAATTAATACGGAGTTCGTAGATCGTGAAGGCATTCATGTAGTGCGTAGACTTTCCGGCGGTGGGGCTGTGTACCATGACAAAGGAAACTTGAACTTCAGCTTTATTACGAAAGACAATGGAGAATCATTCCGTAACTTTAAAAAGTTTACGGAGCCTGTAACGGATGCACTGGCAAAAATGGGTGTTAAAGCAGAATTGCTTGGGCGCAATGATATTTTGATTGATGGCCGTAAAATTTCGGGAAATGCACAATTCGCAACAGGAGATCGCATGTTCAGCCACGGCACGTTGCTGTTTGATACAGATATGGAAGGTGTCGTGAATTCACTTAAAGTGAAAAAGGACAAGATCGAGTCGAAAGGCATTAAATCTATTCGCAGTCGTGTCGCGAATATTTCCGAGTTTCTTGAAGAACCTATTTCAATTGAACAGTTTAGACAAGAAATCTTAAATTCTATGTTCGATGGGGAAGAAAATATTGAATATCGCGTGTTGACTGATGAAGACTGGACGAAGATCCGTGAATTATCTGCTGAGCGCTATGGTAACTGGGAGTGGAACTATGGTCGTTCACCGAAGTTCAACTTGCAGCAATCAAAACGTTTCCCAGTTGGCGGCATTGATGTTCGCTTGCAAGTGGAAAAAGGGTTGATCGAAAACGTCAGTATTTATGGAGACTTTTTCGGCGTTGGGGAAGTAAAGGAAATTGAAAATCGTTTAATTGGCTTGAAATATGAGCGCCAGGCGATTACGGAAGCGCTTGAATCAATGGACGTCGAGAAGATTCTAGGTGGAATTCAGCTAGAAGAATTCGTCAATGTTATTTATTAA
- a CDS encoding response regulator transcription factor, with the protein MKHRIFIVEDDLKIAQLLAGTLEKYQYEVAIIQDFDRVVEECVAYNPHLVLLDINLPIYDGYYWCRQLRQHTMCPIIFISARSGDMDQVFALENGGDDFITKPFHYEIVLAKIKSHLRRSFGEYSPSQSERIIVSGDLTLYIERMALQKGDEEIPLQKKECVILEMLMSESPKVVSREKLLEELWDDQSFVDENTLNVNMARVRKKLTDYNVQSWIETVRGAGYRFMPESEA; encoded by the coding sequence GTGAAACATCGAATATTCATTGTGGAAGATGATTTGAAAATTGCACAATTATTGGCGGGAACGCTTGAGAAATATCAGTATGAAGTCGCGATTATTCAGGACTTTGATCGAGTGGTCGAAGAATGCGTGGCGTATAATCCACATCTAGTGCTTCTTGATATCAATTTGCCGATCTATGACGGGTATTATTGGTGCCGGCAATTACGGCAGCATACGATGTGTCCGATTATTTTCATCTCGGCACGTTCAGGGGATATGGATCAAGTATTTGCGCTGGAAAATGGTGGGGATGATTTCATTACGAAGCCGTTCCATTATGAAATTGTACTGGCGAAAATTAAAAGCCATTTGCGTCGGTCATTCGGGGAGTATTCGCCCAGTCAGTCGGAGCGTATTATTGTATCCGGTGATTTGACGTTGTACATAGAACGGATGGCGTTGCAAAAGGGGGACGAAGAGATTCCGCTTCAAAAGAAAGAGTGCGTTATTTTGGAAATGCTGATGAGTGAGTCGCCAAAAGTCGTGTCGCGCGAGAAATTGCTTGAAGAACTATGGGATGATCAATCATTCGTTGATGAAAATACGCTCAACGTCAATATGGCGAGAGTACGCAAGAAATTAACCGATTATAACGTGCAATCCTGGATTGAAACGGTGCGTGGCGCTGGCTATCGCTTCATGCCGGAGTCGGAAGCTTAA
- a CDS encoding sensor histidine kinase, whose amino-acid sequence MKAFTLFIREHIPFIVFQTALVSFILLLFWLDGFRNPNTAIYSVAMSILFTTGYLVAKFIMRRTFYTKIVEKPKQMEDALIRHVLTPEHKMTTEFTRELYRLYQREVQTLYDGQNRHMHFMNQWVHQMKTPISVIKLLLQEDEMDKKSIEQEVERIQNGLENVLVNARLETFEEDMQIERLLLRKVLQEVLNDNKRLFITNGLFPVLNVDEHLTVATDRKWIKFMLNQFITNAVKYTFEKGKKIYVNAVQQPEGLCLEIVDEGIGIPASDLHRVTKAFFTGENGRLSGESTGMGLYIASEVCEKLGHQLTITSKQGEGTTIALLFKDGEAGEQ is encoded by the coding sequence ATGAAAGCATTCACGCTGTTCATTAGAGAACATATCCCGTTCATAGTGTTCCAAACTGCACTCGTGTCGTTCATTTTACTGTTGTTTTGGCTCGACGGCTTCCGAAATCCGAATACAGCGATCTATTCGGTTGCGATGAGTATTTTATTTACGACGGGCTATTTAGTGGCAAAATTCATCATGCGACGAACATTTTATACGAAGATCGTGGAAAAGCCGAAGCAGATGGAAGACGCTTTGATCCGGCACGTCTTGACACCAGAACATAAAATGACGACAGAATTTACACGTGAACTGTACCGCTTGTATCAGCGTGAAGTACAGACGTTGTATGACGGGCAAAATCGTCATATGCACTTCATGAATCAATGGGTGCATCAAATGAAAACACCGATCTCGGTCATTAAATTATTGTTGCAAGAAGATGAAATGGACAAGAAGAGTATCGAGCAGGAAGTCGAACGCATCCAAAATGGATTGGAAAACGTCCTGGTCAATGCACGGCTTGAAACGTTTGAAGAAGATATGCAAATTGAACGTCTTTTACTTAGAAAAGTGTTGCAAGAAGTGCTCAATGATAACAAACGTCTCTTTATTACGAACGGCTTATTCCCTGTGTTGAACGTCGATGAACATTTAACGGTTGCGACTGATCGCAAGTGGATCAAGTTCATGCTCAATCAATTCATTACGAATGCAGTGAAATATACATTTGAAAAAGGGAAGAAAATTTATGTCAATGCAGTCCAGCAACCAGAAGGACTGTGTCTGGAGATTGTCGATGAAGGAATCGGGATACCGGCATCCGACTTACACCGTGTGACGAAAGCTTTCTTCACAGGGGAAAACGGCAGATTGTCCGGTGAGTCAACAGGGATGGGGCTGTATATCGCATCGGAAGTATGTGAGAAACTCGGTCATCAATTGACGATTACCTCGAAACAAGGGGAAGGCACGACGATCGCCTTATTATTTAAAGACGGAGAGGCGGGTGAACAGTGA
- a CDS encoding ABC transporter ATP-binding protein has protein sequence MTQPVVKMEDVTKIYEGKVIHRALNQLDFDVQEGEFVAIMGPSGSGKTTLLNLLMATDIPTTGKIVIGGVEPEKLSQNDIALFRRRQIGFVFQEINLLQMLTVEENLVLPLTLDGLPIDVMKNRVDDMANKLNLQDILERRPDELSGGQAQRTAIGRALIHQPSIVLADEPTGNLDSKSAKDVLELLEHINQHEKTTIIMVTHDPIAASYCDRVMFIKDGEFFNEIYKDERRQTFFQRILNVLSLLGGNVNDFSTVRLP, from the coding sequence ATGACGCAACCAGTCGTTAAAATGGAAGATGTAACGAAGATTTATGAAGGTAAAGTGATCCATCGTGCATTGAATCAACTAGATTTCGATGTGCAAGAAGGAGAGTTCGTCGCCATCATGGGACCGTCCGGGAGTGGTAAGACAACCTTGCTGAATTTATTAATGGCGACGGATATTCCAACGACCGGCAAAATTGTGATTGGTGGTGTGGAGCCCGAAAAGCTCAGTCAAAATGACATTGCGCTATTTCGCAGACGGCAGATCGGCTTTGTCTTCCAAGAGATCAATTTACTACAAATGCTGACGGTGGAAGAAAACCTCGTATTGCCACTTACTCTGGACGGATTACCGATTGATGTAATGAAAAATCGTGTGGACGATATGGCGAACAAGCTAAATTTGCAAGACATTCTCGAGCGTCGACCTGACGAATTATCGGGTGGACAAGCGCAGCGTACTGCAATTGGAAGAGCACTCATTCATCAGCCGAGCATCGTACTGGCCGATGAGCCAACAGGAAATCTCGATTCGAAGTCTGCGAAAGATGTGCTCGAATTACTCGAACATATTAACCAACACGAAAAGACGACGATCATCATGGTGACGCATGACCCGATTGCCGCAAGTTACTGTGACCGCGTGATGTTTATTAAAGACGGTGAGTTTTTCAATGAAATTTACAAAGACGAACGCCGGCAGACCTTTTTCCAGCGAATCTTGAATGTGTTGTCATTACTTGGAGGTAATGTGAATGACTTTTCGACAGTTCGCTTACCGTAA